Within Vicia villosa cultivar HV-30 ecotype Madison, WI linkage group LG1, Vvil1.0, whole genome shotgun sequence, the genomic segment CAAATTAGATACAAAGTAGGAGGGATAGAAGCTACACATGAGCTACAGAACCTTGGAGAAGTCCATCACGGATTTGGCTAGCTACATCGCGAACAACACCAGGTCCATGTGGAATGAACACAGCAGAGGTCTTGGAGGTAGCCCCAATTTCTTTCATTGTGTCAAAGTATTGAGTGATAAGAACCATATCCATGACATCTTTTGCTGTTGTCCCTGGTACATTAACCGAAAATCCAATCACACTGTCTCTGAGACCATCCACAATGGCTTGACGTTGGCGAGCAATACCCATTCCATTGAGGTATTTGGACTCAGCCTCACCCTCAGCTCGCTTGATTTGCAAGATTTTCTCTGCCTCTGCCTTCTCATTTGCTGCCATCCTCAATCTTTGAGCTGTTCAAAGACACAAGACAATTTAAGAAAATATGGCACTCCATGAACAAAGGAGATATAAGTTATATTCATACAATACAAATGCTGTGGGGACAAAAAATTACcagcattgatttcattcatAGCTCGCTTCACATGCTCATCTGGCTCTATGTCAGTAATCAGTGTTTGAACGATTTCATATCCATAAGCTGACATAGCCTGCAGAGACGACTCAAAGTTACACAAATCCACAGTTTACCTTATCAATAAATACTAATTGTAACGACAAAAAAAACCTTCTCAAGTTCTTCTTCCACAGCTTTTGCGATTTCATTTTTCTGCTCAAAAGCATCATCTAAGTTGAGCTTTGGAACACTCGCCCTAATTACTGCAATGAGAATAGAACTTTACCTTAGCTGataatttacatatttttaaatcACTTTTAGCATGTTTATGTATTACTAAGCAGGGTTATGGGTTATGCTTTATACCATCAAAAACATAAGCTTGGATTTGGGACCTTGTGTTGCTAAGTTTGTAAAATGCGTCATTAGCACTGTTAGCCAAGGCACGGTATTGAATCGAAGCAACAACATTCACAAAGACATTATCCTGCAagtaaataaaagttaaaaaattcCTAGCCAAAGAGAAAGTATTCATGAAGATTTGGCTTAATTGAAGTCTTAGACAGGAACAAACCTTTGTCTTGGTCTCGCATTTGATATCCAATTGTTGCAGCCGAAGAGACAGATGACCAGCAATTCGCTTTCCAAGGATCCATGGCAGGCAATGGCATCCCGGCTGAAGCACCTTTTCAaattttccaaaaccttctttcATAGCCACCGTAGACTGGTCAACTTGCACGCAACACAAAAGATTCCCCATTTTCTTTTATCTGCACATATCGATAGACAATACAAAGTATATGAGGACGAGAATTATATCAACGAGAGCTCAAATTTTCACACCAATACAATTCTTATTAACCTCTACTATAGGAGTTCCTCAGTTTCCAAGTAACAAAATTCAATCCTTAAAAGATTAACAACCTAGAATCAAACATCATTGGCTATGAAACCATTTACAAAAATGATACAATCCTTAAAATATCTCATACCATTTactaaaaatcaaaatttgtCTGAGATATTACCTCAGTTTCGGAAAAGCTACAAACTTTATCTTTAAGAAGAAAGCGAGTTGAAGTTGGTACCACCTTGAAAACAAACCAGCTATATATTGATCGACAAAATCAATTATTCGAATGATACAAGAAATTTCATAGAAAATCCGAATGACAGATGAAACTAAAGTTAGTATTTAAAACTCAAAGCTGACTTGGAAAAGTTCTTTCTTTCAGAGTTAGCTTGAATAATAAGCTAAGTAGTTGAGCAATGAGTATAAAAATAGATTGTATTCTTGATATTAATCGCCACTATTAATTATTAAGCATATTTTAATAGTATATTCCATTGACATAGATATATACAATTATAAATATGTTTATAGTGAGAATTACAAGCTACAGATTCTCTTAGTTTAAttcaaaaatactaaaaaataggCAAATTGGTAAAATCTAATACTGAAAGTTATATGATTGGATGGAATTGGGATCATGAATTTGCAGTGAAAACAAACtactaaaacaaaaacaaaaacaaattaaaaagaaaacgcgttgttgttgttgtaagggGATGATGATGAAATAGTACCTGTTTTTAGGTTTTGGTGAATGAATCGTTccttgaaaacaagctaagaactgtattattattaatatgatgggtgaagaaaaaaaaaggagttGAAAATAATCCCAAGTCATTATCGTTTGCCAAGAAAGTAAGTGATTACAATGGATAAGACTAGTGGATAACTAGTaggaaaaaaaaggaaagaatcgTCGATAATGACATTAACGAATAATAACTCAACATAGGATTCAAACCCGGTTGTGTGTGGATACTAGTGTTTTGGTTCATTGAccaaaacaataaattttgtactttttcatttatgtttgtttttgttttgataaagGACTTTTTCCTTTATATGGATTATGGACCCAACAAACTATATATTGCAAAATCATATCTCCATTAGCTAAAAGTATAATACATGACAACTCTATGTTAAGTTTTAAGACGAAATTTTATGTAAAATTTTTCTGGTGAGGTTTTATGTTGAGTATTTAAGGAGAGATTTTATGTTGAATCCCCCAAATAAGACTCTGTTAAGTCTCTCGAGCGAAACTCTATGTTGGTGGTTTATGCTATACAGAGGATGCTTCCATTGAAGTTTAGTATTTATATTAACCTTGGGGTGGCAAGGATCTTTCAATGGAAGTCCATCACTTGTAATGTCCCTTAAGTGTTGCAAGGATTTTTCAGTGGAAGTCCAACAATTAGATTGCCTTTTAAGGCGAAAAGGATCTTCGCGTGGAAGTCCAGCATTTGGATCGACTGAGGCGCAaaataatatgttgttaataacaataaaaaatttcaaaagagATTCGTATATTGGCAGGCCAATCACCTTTCGCCTTAAACACAtaattaggggtgtgcaaaatatccggttttgatgtccaaatccataaccaaacctaaaccacttttaaatatccagatataattgaatggttattaaccagtttagttattaatggtttgattatccattcatataatccggatataattaaatggt encodes:
- the LOC131635564 gene encoding hypersensitive-induced response protein-like protein 1; this translates as MGNLLCCVQVDQSTVAMKEGFGKFEKVLQPGCHCLPWILGKRIAGHLSLRLQQLDIKCETKTKDNVFVNVVASIQYRALANSANDAFYKLSNTRSQIQAYVFDVIRASVPKLNLDDAFEQKNEIAKAVEEELEKAMSAYGYEIVQTLITDIEPDEHVKRAMNEINAAQRLRMAANEKAEAEKILQIKRAEGEAESKYLNGMGIARQRQAIVDGLRDSVIGFSVNVPGTTAKDVMDMVLITQYFDTMKEIGATSKTSAVFIPHGPGVVRDVASQIRDGLLQGSVAHV